From the Priestia koreensis genome, one window contains:
- a CDS encoding DinB family protein, whose product MKESKWLIIEHYKETIRTVRGLSVIKESAWKTPVSSGKWTVAEVIGHLVYWDEFVVAKRLPYVMSDEPFPPAPHVGVFNEEAAKMSRSQTQEEVIQRFTQTREELIEAIQHLPPYVWDREYSFGANSLLLATYFSGLLKHDEHHFNQIKDVLYSS is encoded by the coding sequence ATGAAAGAGAGCAAATGGTTGATTATAGAGCACTATAAAGAAACTATTCGGACGGTTAGAGGACTGAGTGTCATAAAAGAGAGTGCGTGGAAAACCCCCGTTTCATCAGGGAAATGGACAGTAGCTGAGGTAATCGGCCACCTCGTTTACTGGGATGAGTTTGTGGTGGCAAAGAGACTTCCTTATGTAATGAGTGATGAGCCTTTCCCACCAGCTCCTCATGTTGGAGTGTTTAATGAAGAGGCAGCCAAAATGAGTCGTTCTCAAACTCAAGAGGAAGTGATCCAACGGTTTACTCAGACGAGAGAGGAACTAATAGAGGCTATTCAGCATTTACCTCCGTATGTTTGGGATAGAGAGTATTCCTTTGGAGCTAACTCGTTATTATTAGCAACATATTTCAGCGGATTATTAAAACATGATGAACATCATTTTAATCAGATAAAAGACGTCCTTTATAGTTCATAA
- the rpsI gene encoding 30S ribosomal protein S9, which yields MAQVQYYGTGRRKSSVARVRLVPGNGNIVINGREIEKYIPFAALREVVKQPLVATETVGNYDVLVNVDGGGYTGQAGAIRHGIARALLQADPEYRPTLKRAGLLTRDARMKERKKYGLKGARRAPQFSKR from the coding sequence TTGGCACAAGTACAATATTACGGAACTGGCCGTCGTAAGAGTTCTGTTGCTCGTGTACGTCTAGTACCTGGTAACGGTAACATCGTAATCAACGGTCGTGAAATCGAAAAATACATTCCATTCGCTGCATTAAGAGAAGTTGTTAAACAACCACTAGTTGCAACTGAAACAGTAGGTAACTATGACGTACTAGTAAACGTTGATGGTGGTGGATACACTGGTCAAGCTGGTGCTATTCGTCACGGTATCGCTCGTGCTTTATTACAAGCAGATCCTGAATACCGTCCAACTCTAAAACGCGCTGGTCTATTAACTCGTGACGCTCGTATGAAAGAACGTAAAAAATACGGTCTTAAAGGCGCTCGTCGTGCACCTCAGTTCTCAAAACGTTAA
- the rplM gene encoding 50S ribosomal protein L13 — MRTTFMAKANEVERKWFVVDAEGKTLGRLATEVATLLRGKHKPTYTPHVDTGDHVIILNASKIELTGKKLTDKIYYRHTQHPGGLKQRTALEMRTNYSEKMLELAIKGMLPKGSLGRQMFKKLHVYAGDTHNHQAQKPEVYELRG, encoded by the coding sequence ATGCGCACAACTTTCATGGCGAAAGCAAACGAAGTAGAACGCAAATGGTTCGTTGTCGATGCTGAAGGTAAAACTTTAGGTCGTCTTGCAACTGAAGTTGCTACACTTTTACGCGGTAAACATAAACCAACTTACACACCACACGTTGATACTGGTGATCACGTAATTATTCTTAACGCATCTAAAATTGAATTGACTGGTAAAAAATTAACTGACAAAATTTACTACCGTCATACTCAACATCCAGGTGGTTTAAAGCAACGTACAGCATTAGAAATGCGTACTAACTACTCTGAAAAAATGCTTGAACTAGCGATCAAAGGTATGCTTCCAAAAGGTAGCCTAGGTCGTCAAATGTTCAAGAAATTACATGTATACGCTGGTGACACTCATAACCACCAAGCACAAAAACCAGAAGTTTACGAACTTCGCGGATAA
- the cwlD gene encoding N-acetylmuramoyl-L-alanine amidase CwlD yields MKKYKIALVATIVLILLGVMIQHQITQRNSWKSWNLPLSGKIVIIDAGHGGPDGGAVGDEVLEKDVTLKISLMIRDYLQGQGALVMMTRDDDYDLADKQVKGYGRRKVEDLKKRLKLINESSADMYLSIHLNAIPSAKWRGAQTFYHGSLEENKNLAKFIQAEIKDNLKNTDRDAKPIQGIYLLKHAKVPGALVEVGFLSNREERELLQTKKYQRKIAESIYEGVNRYLTEETIK; encoded by the coding sequence ATGAAAAAGTATAAAATTGCACTCGTAGCAACAATCGTTCTTATTTTACTTGGCGTTATGATTCAGCATCAAATTACACAACGAAATTCGTGGAAATCATGGAATTTACCACTTAGCGGAAAGATTGTCATTATTGATGCAGGCCACGGTGGTCCAGATGGTGGTGCTGTAGGAGATGAAGTGCTTGAGAAGGACGTCACGCTCAAAATTTCTCTAATGATACGCGATTATTTGCAAGGGCAAGGTGCTCTTGTTATGATGACTCGAGATGATGACTATGACTTAGCTGACAAACAGGTTAAGGGGTATGGCCGCAGAAAAGTGGAAGATTTGAAAAAGCGCCTAAAGCTCATTAATGAATCAAGTGCTGATATGTATCTTAGTATTCACTTAAATGCAATTCCATCTGCTAAGTGGCGTGGAGCACAAACCTTCTACCACGGGTCGCTAGAAGAAAATAAGAACTTAGCGAAGTTCATTCAAGCTGAAATAAAAGATAATCTAAAAAATACGGACCGCGATGCAAAGCCTATTCAAGGAATTTATTTGTTGAAGCATGCAAAGGTTCCAGGAGCATTAGTTGAGGTAGGTTTTCTCTCGAATCGTGAGGAACGAGAACTGTTACAAACGAAAAAATATCAGCGCAAAATAGCAGAATCCATTTATGAAGGTGTCAATCGTTATTTAACGGAAGAGACGATTAAGTAA
- a CDS encoding metallophosphoesterase family protein, whose translation MPTLNELAFKHLQEVNRHLAHKDHFTFVFLGDSRNTASNPINKKVLDDILDQINKLSETPAFVLQGGDLAYQGTVSNLKQFRSIVEHHPLVRKKKVPFFALPGNHEVYLPNNQYQFSLRNFREIIGSTRFVISIPKFKFNVLGMNNVTSLKPDGTKIRYGFSNNAINFMDAQIHKNKYGRTAIAFHTPPNFGCWADHGMDQKQTDRFLKNVVDHHTNQIPLVLVNHIHAYSFKKKDGVPYILSGGAGAPLVSKEKYPCTDPVFNFTVFKVTKHSVTGTVYKKKGNHWGKSIIHL comes from the coding sequence ATGCCCACTTTAAATGAGTTAGCTTTTAAGCACCTACAAGAAGTTAATAGACACTTAGCTCATAAAGATCATTTTACTTTTGTCTTCCTAGGAGATTCTAGAAATACGGCGTCAAACCCTATTAATAAAAAAGTGTTAGATGATATTTTGGATCAAATTAATAAGCTTTCCGAAACACCTGCCTTTGTCTTACAAGGGGGAGATTTAGCTTATCAAGGTACAGTCTCTAACTTGAAACAATTTAGAAGTATTGTCGAGCATCATCCATTGGTTCGAAAAAAGAAAGTACCTTTTTTCGCGCTACCAGGAAATCACGAAGTATATTTACCAAACAATCAATATCAGTTCAGCTTACGAAATTTCCGTGAAATCATTGGAAGCACACGCTTTGTCATCTCCATTCCAAAATTTAAGTTTAATGTGTTAGGCATGAACAATGTGACGAGCTTAAAACCTGATGGGACAAAAATCCGTTACGGCTTTTCCAATAATGCAATAAACTTTATGGATGCTCAAATCCACAAAAACAAATACGGACGAACAGCGATCGCTTTTCATACTCCTCCGAACTTCGGCTGCTGGGCGGATCACGGGATGGATCAGAAGCAAACCGACCGCTTTTTGAAAAACGTCGTTGATCATCATACTAATCAAATTCCACTTGTTTTAGTGAACCATATCCATGCTTATAGCTTTAAGAAAAAAGATGGGGTTCCCTATATATTATCTGGAGGAGCAGGGGCACCGCTTGTTTCAAAGGAGAAGTACCCTTGTACAGATCCAGTGTTTAACTTTACTGTTTTTAAAGTAACCAAGCACTCTGTCACAGGAACGGTGTATAAGAAGAAGGGGAACCACTGGGGAAAATCAATTATCCATCTGTAA
- a CDS encoding DUF2521 family protein: MKVSHTLQQKRREKQMLYERKVLRELSLVLLKDRVKQSFLPFFVGKDYKVSTLEDGCMDIAIESFLLGARFSHFGYRGEEERAVNERCLDEQKLLTDALYEYVTFWSPLGQSSMSQDGIYYTCERFVYEWWRDGFDKGKKRYLLRLK, encoded by the coding sequence ATGAAGGTTAGTCATACCTTGCAGCAAAAACGAAGAGAAAAGCAGATGTTATACGAACGAAAGGTTTTACGAGAACTGTCCCTTGTGTTACTAAAAGATCGAGTGAAGCAAAGCTTTTTGCCATTTTTCGTTGGAAAGGATTATAAGGTGTCGACGTTAGAAGATGGGTGTATGGACATCGCGATTGAATCGTTTCTTTTGGGAGCGAGATTTAGTCATTTTGGTTACCGTGGAGAAGAAGAGCGAGCGGTGAACGAAAGGTGCTTAGATGAACAGAAACTCTTAACAGATGCTTTGTATGAATATGTTACGTTTTGGTCACCTTTAGGTCAGTCAAGTATGTCTCAGGACGGTATTTATTACACTTGTGAGCGGTTTGTATACGAATGGTGGAGAGATGGATTCGATAAAGGGAAAAAGCGATATCTGCTTAGGCTCAAGTAA
- the truA gene encoding tRNA pseudouridine(38-40) synthase TruA: MNRIKCTISYDGTLFAGFQSQPDQRTVQGEVEKALKRIHKGSEIKIQASGRTDATVHAYGQVIHFDSPLAIPNRNWIQALNSSLPMDVVVKEVEAVSEGFHARYDVTSKEYRYRVLRSKERDVFSRAYAFHYPYPLNYEEMRESLQYLIGTHDFTSFCSMKTDKENKVRTIYEIDFFEENDELIFRFVGSGFLYNMVRILVGTLLEVGRGKINSLDVKKILEQKKRENVGKTAPGHGLYLWRVTYDN; the protein is encoded by the coding sequence ATGAACAGAATAAAATGCACGATCTCATATGACGGAACCTTATTTGCTGGCTTTCAAAGTCAGCCTGATCAACGAACCGTCCAGGGAGAAGTGGAAAAAGCTTTAAAACGAATTCACAAGGGCTCAGAGATTAAAATTCAAGCATCGGGTCGTACGGATGCTACCGTACATGCATATGGACAGGTTATTCATTTTGATAGTCCTCTTGCTATTCCCAATAGAAATTGGATACAAGCACTAAATTCATCTCTTCCGATGGACGTAGTCGTCAAGGAAGTAGAAGCGGTAAGTGAAGGTTTTCATGCCCGCTACGACGTTACATCAAAGGAATATCGTTATCGCGTCTTACGGTCCAAAGAGCGCGATGTGTTTAGTCGAGCGTATGCCTTTCATTATCCGTACCCCTTGAATTACGAAGAGATGAGAGAATCGCTGCAATATCTAATTGGTACGCATGATTTTACGAGCTTTTGTTCCATGAAGACGGACAAAGAAAATAAGGTCCGCACCATTTATGAGATTGATTTTTTTGAAGAGAATGACGAGCTTATTTTCCGATTTGTTGGAAGTGGATTCCTCTACAACATGGTTCGTATTTTAGTCGGTACGTTGCTAGAAGTAGGGAGAGGAAAGATCAATTCTCTAGACGTAAAAAAAATTTTAGAACAGAAAAAACGAGAAAATGTTGGAAAAACAGCCCCAGGCCATGGATTGTATCTGTGGAGAGTAACTTATGACAACTAA